The Syntrophorhabdus sp. genomic sequence GGACGGGATGGAGGTGAACGGCAAGAGCATCATGGGCCTTCTGATGCTTGCCTGTCCCCTGGGAAGCAAGATCGTCCTCAAAACGGAAGGGGAGGACGAGGAAAAGGCCTTCCGTGAACTGGGGGGCCTCATCGACAACGGATTCAACGAAGAATGAAGGAAGAGATTCTCGTCAATCAAACCCTGAAAGGGATCGGCGTTTCCTCGGGAATAACGATGGGGAGGGTGCGCCTCATCGACAGGGACAAGGTGGCGATAACGAAGCGTTCCATATCCCCGCGCCAGGTGGAACGCGAGGTGAGCCGCATCAAAAGCGCCGTTCAGGGCGCGATCGACCAGCTCAACCAGATCAAGGACTCCAT encodes the following:
- a CDS encoding HPr family phosphocarrier protein; amino-acid sequence: MQEGIFTIRNRLGLHARAAAMFVKAAAKFNSIVMVEKDGMEVNGKSIMGLLMLACPLGSKIVLKTEGEDEEKAFRELGGLIDNGFNEE